A genomic window from Leptolyngbya sp. BL0902 includes:
- a CDS encoding HetZ-related protein 2: protein MSMTDKTADQWLARMRTDYPDQPDVVYQGVAKWLVGHPPERLEHLAPEQWAMAQQAMDYRYRILQDRYWGVSPEQGYRRLVKRLSGLFLIRSKISTWIALSRDRRRTVVDVVQEVIQEMMRSDRYLGDEIQWIGICTDQPRLRNLLMLASLEEYCLRPIRNQPLIMYRFVNYLRRSQRGGMTQVPIGTLVRLVSDEITPDGDDDALSLLDSEAWSQYQEEQQALEQQVQRQQVKEALSTYLRRHLSEEAVRWLELHLQGLTQEQIAQAMNLPVQQVYRLREKISYHALKIFALKEQPTLVLHWLKTSLQEHSFGLTSSQWQAFWQTLSLEQQQIIEATRSSQSVSDVAQQLGLKPKQVQGQWVKIYLQAQDLRTQDLRT from the coding sequence ATGAGCATGACAGATAAGACGGCGGATCAGTGGCTAGCGCGAATGCGAACAGATTATCCTGATCAGCCGGATGTGGTTTATCAAGGGGTTGCGAAGTGGTTGGTAGGACATCCGCCGGAACGGCTAGAGCATCTAGCGCCGGAGCAATGGGCTATGGCCCAGCAGGCGATGGACTACCGCTATCGGATTTTGCAGGATCGCTATTGGGGGGTGAGTCCAGAGCAGGGCTATCGTCGCCTGGTCAAGCGCCTCAGTGGTCTTTTTTTAATTCGTAGCAAAATTAGCACATGGATTGCCCTCAGCCGGGATCGCCGTCGCACGGTGGTGGACGTGGTGCAGGAAGTCATCCAGGAAATGATGCGTAGTGATCGCTACCTGGGGGATGAGATTCAGTGGATTGGCATCTGTACCGATCAGCCCCGGCTGCGCAACCTGCTGATGCTGGCTAGCCTAGAGGAATACTGCCTAAGGCCCATTCGCAACCAACCCCTGATCATGTACCGCTTTGTCAACTACCTGCGTCGCAGCCAGCGGGGCGGTATGACCCAAGTGCCCATCGGGACGTTGGTGCGCCTAGTCTCCGATGAGATCACCCCCGACGGTGATGACGATGCCCTCAGCCTGCTAGACAGTGAAGCCTGGAGCCAGTATCAGGAGGAGCAGCAAGCCCTAGAACAGCAGGTGCAGCGTCAGCAGGTGAAGGAAGCCCTATCGACCTACCTCCGACGCCACCTCAGTGAAGAGGCTGTGCGCTGGCTAGAACTGCATTTACAGGGCCTCACCCAAGAGCAAATTGCCCAGGCCATGAACCTCCCTGTGCAGCAGGTCTACCGCCTGCGGGAGAAAATCAGCTACCACGCCCTCAAAATCTTTGCCCTCAAGGAGCAACCTACCTTGGTGCTGCACTGGCTTAAAACGTCCCTTCAGGAGCACAGCTTTGGCCTCACCTCCAGCCAGTGGCAAGCCTTTTGGCAAACCCTCAGCCTAGAGCAGCAGCAAATCATTGAAGCCACCCGGTCGAGCCAGTCTGTGTCCGATGTGGCGCAGCAACTGGGGTTAAAACCAAAACAGGTGCAGGGGCAATGGGTCAAGATCTATCTCCAAGCCCAGGATCTGCGAACCCAGGATCTGCGAACCTAG